Genomic segment of Xanthomonas sp. DAR 35659:
CGAATGCACCGCGTTGAGCGGCGCGAAGCCGGCGAAGCCCTGCGCGCCGCCGGTGGTGCCGGCGTAGGAGGCTGGCTCGCCCGGCGACTGGTTCCACTTTTCCTGGCGGTATTCGCCGCCGAAGGACAGCGTCACCGGATAGGCCAGGCCCCAGTCCAGCGGCTGGGTGAAGTCGGCATTGACCACGTTCTGCGTGTACTCCAGCGCGCCGTCGTAGAAGCTGCGCGGGCTGTCGGCGCCGAGGCTGTAGTTGATGCTGTTGCGGGTGTGGAAGTCGATCTTGTTGTAGCCGTAGTTGTAGCTCACGTCCCAACCGAAGCCGCCTTCGGTGCTGCCCTTGAGGCCGGCCACCAGCGAGCGGTCCTTGGAGTACTGCTCGATCTCCGGCACGTAGCCGTCGGGATAGGTCTGCGCCAGCAGCGCGCTCTGGCCGCTGTGGTTGCGCGAGCGGTAGAACGCGAACGAGGTGATGTCGCGGTTGCTGGCGATGGCGGTGGCGTAGCCGGTGACGCGGTCGCTGAAACGGAATTCGCCATTGGCCGAGACCGCGGTCGCGTCGACCTGCGGGTCGCCGTAGACGAAGGTGGTCTGGCCGATGCCCGGATAGTTGCCGGTGTTCGGCGCGGTGCCCTGGTAGGGGCCGGCGCGGTTGGTTTCGTCCTGCTGGCTGATCTGCCCGGCCACGTGCAGGCTGCCGCGGCCGTCGCCGAAGCCGATGCCGGCGTCGCCGGAGAGTTGCGACTTGGCGCCGTCGCCGGCCGAGTACTGGCCATGGTCGATCGCCAGGCTGCCGCCTTCGCCGGCGCCCTTGAGCACGATGTTGATGACCCCGGCGATGGCATCGGAGCCGTACTGGGCCGAGGCGCCGTCGCGCAGCACTTCCACGCGCTCGATCGCCGCGATCGGGATGGCATTGATGTCCACCGCCGAGGCGCCGCGGCCGATGCTGCCGTTGACGTTGATCTGCGCGGAGGTGTGGCGGCGCTTGCCGTTGACCAGCACCAGCACCTGGTCCGGCGAGAGCCCGCGCAGCTGCGCCGGGCGGATGCCGCTGGTGCCGTCGGTCAGCGCCGGGCGCGGGAAGTTCAGCGAGGGCAGGGCGCGCGACAGCGCGGTCGCCAGTTCCGAGGTGCCGGTGGACTGCAGCGCTTCGGGGGTGATGATGTCGATCGGCGACTGCGATTCGGCGACGGTGCGGTCGCTGACGCGGGTGCCGGTGACGATTACCGTGTCCAGCGTGCTGGGGGTTCCGGACGCGTCGGGGGCGGTCTGGGCGAAGACGGAGGGAGCGGCGAGGGAGGCGAGCACGGCGCTCGCCAGCAGGGACAACGGACGGTTCATGAAAACTCCAGCAGGTGCCGAAACGGCAGGCGGGGCGCGGCGGCCGGCATGGCCGGGCGGGCCGCGTCCCCAGGGGCGTCTTATTATTTTTTAACATGCGTGCTGCGTCGCAGGATGCAAGCGCATGTTCTTATTCTTTTACGTTCTAAGTCTTGCGCTCCGGGCGTGGCCGCGCCCCTGGGGCCACGCCACGCGCTTCGGCTGCCGCCTCAGAAGCGGTAGCTCACCCGCCCGTACCAATAGCGCCCGTTGAAACCGAACGGCGACAGCGGCGAGTACTGCAGGCCGTTGGGGCGGTCGTCGTAGATGTTGTTGAGCGCGGTCCGGGTCGGATACTGGTTGGTGACGTTGTCGGCGCCGACGGTGAAGGTGAGGTCGTGCCAGGCGTAGCTGGTGGACAGGTTCAGCAGCCAGCGCGCGGCGAAGCCCTGGTCCTGGCTGCCATCGGCGTCGTCGCCGCGGCGGGTGATGGCGCCGTAGCGGGTGGCGTCGCCGTGCAGGGTCCAGCCGGCCAGGTTCCAGTCGCCGCTGAGCACGTACTTGGTGCGGGGCGTGGCATCGGTCAGCAGGCCCTGGCTGGCGCGGCCGAAGTTCGGATCTGAGATCTCCAGGATCTCGGTCTTGTTGTAGTTGGCGCTGACACTGAGGTTGAGCGTGCCGGCGCGGTCGAGATCGAGCAGGTAGTTGTTCACCCAGTCCACGCCGCGGGTGCGGGTGGTGGCGCCGTTGACGAAGAACTGCGCGGCGCTGACCTGGCCGATCGGCACGGCCAGCGAGATCTGGTCCGAGTACAGGATCTGGTCCCAGATGCGGATCTGGTACAGATCCAGGGTGGCATTGAAGCCGCCGCCTGGCTGCCAGACCGCACCGACACCGTAGTTGGTGGATTTCTCCGGCGTCAGCGGCTTGGCGCCGAGCGCGATCGCCACCGGGTCGGAGGTGCGGTAGGTGCCGATCTGGCTAAGGACGCCGTCCACCGGCAGGGTCACCACCGAGGCGTAGTTCTGTTGCGCCAGCGAGGGCGCGCGGAAGCCGTTGGAGAGCGTGCCGCGCAGGGCGAAGGTGTCGTTGAGCTGGTAGCGCGCCGACAGCTTGCCCGAGCGCGTCGACCCGGCATCGCTGTAGTCCTCGTAGCGCGCGGCCACGCCGCCCGACAGGCGTTCGGTCAGGTCCGCTTCCAGGCCGGCGTACACCGCCTTGCTGTGGCGCTTGAACTGCCCGGCCACCGAGGGCGACAGGCCGGGGAATACCTGCGAGCCGCCGGGGTAGGGCGCACCGGTATCGGGGTTGATGGCGTCGGGATCGAAGTAGATCGAGGTGGGCGAGCCGGCCACCACCGCGTACTTGTCCTGCCTGTACTCGGCGCCGAAGGCGAGGGTCACCGGATAGGCCAGGCCCCAGTCCAGCGACTTGCTGAAGTCGGCGTTGAGCGCGTTCTGCTCGTTGCGGAAGCCGCCGGCGTTGAAGCGGGTCGGCGAGGCGCCGGTACTCCAGTACAGGTTGGTGTTGATGGTGTTGCGCAGGTCGAAGGTGACGTCGTTCTTGCCGTGGTCGGCCGAGACGTCCCAGGTCCAGCCGCTGTCGGTGCTGCCCTTGACCCCGAGCACCGCGGCGCGGTCGTTGGACGGGTTGTAGATCTGCGGCAGGAAGCCGTTGGGATAGACCGCCTGCACGTTGCGGTCGCTGTTGTCCCAGGCGCGGTAGTAGCCGTTGGAG
This window contains:
- a CDS encoding TonB-dependent receptor plug domain-containing protein — encoded protein: MNRPLSLLASAVLASLAAPSVFAQTAPDASGTPSTLDTVIVTGTRVSDRTVAESQSPIDIITPEALQSTGTSELATALSRALPSLNFPRPALTDGTSGIRPAQLRGLSPDQVLVLVNGKRRHTSAQINVNGSIGRGASAVDINAIPIAAIERVEVLRDGASAQYGSDAIAGVINIVLKGAGEGGSLAIDHGQYSAGDGAKSQLSGDAGIGFGDGRGSLHVAGQISQQDETNRAGPYQGTAPNTGNYPGIGQTTFVYGDPQVDATAVSANGEFRFSDRVTGYATAIASNRDITSFAFYRSRNHSGQSALLAQTYPDGYVPEIEQYSKDRSLVAGLKGSTEGGFGWDVSYNYGYNKIDFHTRNSINYSLGADSPRSFYDGALEYTQNVVNADFTQPLDWGLAYPVTLSFGGEYRQEKWNQSPGEPASYAGTTGGAQGFAGFAPLNAVHSDRHNYAVYAGLEADFTDKFSAGLTGRYEDYSDFGSKSSGKLSARYAFTDKVALRGTVASGFRAPSLAQQQYQAVTSNYINGTFFESGTFPVDSAVAQALGAAPLKAETSLSYSLGLVLQPVERLYLTLDAYQIKIDDRILLSSNLNDAAVLAQLRGLGYANVTSVRYFSNAADTRTRGVDLVGTYSIPFAASSLELTASYGYSKTEVTHAITQPQALVDIGSTQTTLGRDEIGRLEDSFPKDKIILSGTWKLQHWDFNLAATRYGDFTVRNSASAARDQTYDANWVVDASASFKPSSNWTLTLGADNLLDQYPDKTTNLVNSTYGMLPYSNYSPYGFNGAYVYGRINYRW
- a CDS encoding TonB-dependent receptor plug domain-containing protein, whose amino-acid sequence is MTQHRLPLVSAVLLVLASGNSLAQSQQAPTTLDNIIVTGTRIADRTVAESQSPIDIIAPEALQATGASDLASALGKLLPSLNFPRPAINDGNDALRPATLRGLSPDAVLVLVDGKRYHTTSLVNYNPSVGRGSAPADLNSIPMSAIARIEVLRDGASAQYGSDAIAGVINIVLKHGAKPGSNSVTVNGGIMDKGDGEQNGIDGSYGLAFGGAAGGEAPGWVRVSWNYQNAMNTNRAENTDKATTLAGAENPSGIPYERYGDPAVKTYQGLVNFGYALTPHVDLYGYANFSRREVLSNGYYRAWDNSDRNVQAVYPNGFLPQIYNPSNDRAAVLGVKGSTDSGWTWDVSADHGKNDVTFDLRNTINTNLYWSTGASPTRFNAGGFRNEQNALNADFSKSLDWGLAYPVTLAFGAEYRQDKYAVVAGSPTSIYFDPDAINPDTGAPYPGGSQVFPGLSPSVAGQFKRHSKAVYAGLEADLTERLSGGVAARYEDYSDAGSTRSGKLSARYQLNDTFALRGTLSNGFRAPSLAQQNYASVVTLPVDGVLSQIGTYRTSDPVAIALGAKPLTPEKSTNYGVGAVWQPGGGFNATLDLYQIRIWDQILYSDQISLAVPIGQVSAAQFFVNGATTRTRGVDWVNNYLLDLDRAGTLNLSVSANYNKTEILEISDPNFGRASQGLLTDATPRTKYVLSGDWNLAGWTLHGDATRYGAITRRGDDADGSQDQGFAARWLLNLSTSYAWHDLTFTVGADNVTNQYPTRTALNNIYDDRPNGLQYSPLSPFGFNGRYWYGRVSYRF